Proteins co-encoded in one Osmerus mordax isolate fOsmMor3 chromosome 11, fOsmMor3.pri, whole genome shotgun sequence genomic window:
- the LOC136951855 gene encoding bridge-like lipid transfer protein family member 2 isoform X1: MHSQKRHLNWTLKSLKVGYGREDEQLPLRSFSPELSFPQSNLEFLLEDGLLLSQSRQRILCLNTLRTVLQATSVDISGSVTVNTCIIHYRHQEFSHWLDLFPWEQLIHRKTAHRKRRFPHLEAPVMISSSVSNVNVSVQLVDTPPFALGFISASTELQHLLDIRTVAESLQTQSVHQRGSLSLDHFWWRVGQGSHIQQAPHPPGRHVWGEALILDSLTLQGSLNKPQLESNSQAPSLSVESSLKGLQLEISETCGLCLSRLLSLCNLAGSRRLRAAEQPDVVPCSALADGDVTSTHQAHLPLLFKLECSLEDVNVFTLSNVAGAVSLRVDTVEALGSGESYRVSVQGVTLSVVKALTETVEACCPSAQILNPVLKLRTLALCYHVTTWTLEVQCEEELEVQWMPSDHMFLYHHATESHSCWASLCESLGLHHGVQSPAAATPESQTAHGHSRVLCVRAELGRTRLTAHVTEKNYILWHTHALSVSAHAGSVHLRSPHLLLNFDGNDIFSFKGLDVQTHPELKEMEHHRHGFPFLATPHNRTWVFTCPNLSVEFPYQYNFSKTFDKAISVQKWLKTLHHRPDEIPDLQRLPPDLVFSISQFSFVFLDDVFEIKLRDNYELMKDESKESAKRLQLLDKKVADLRKQHGELLPARKIEELYTSLERKHIEIYIQRSRRLYSNTPMRKSLLTWTVSDLELVVLADRSLHGPERVREQLRDIDGVSPFPRDGLPLVVQWCRAVKFQLAAFLVRIRDYPRYLFEIRDWDLAGRLIGTEQDGQARARRKQVVPLGQPWGDIIVLRNMPPLKFYYDFTSNISLYTIVWGPCWDPAWTLIGQVVDLLTKPTVDPSPTLAWWDKSRLLMHGHWVMNIDQANLHQLATEDPYNTTENMHWEWNKLMYEWNPGQFVFKGDMDVNVRTASKYDDICFLHLPNLCMTLDLQWLCHGNPHDHHAVMLCCAENVADVTSGQAHDSYRAFRSENLNLSITMDLNQHCGTEPCQPRILLYSSTLRWMQNFWATWTGVSRPICRGKLFQSLRPFRKKLGQHYKQMSYTAAFPQLQVHYWASFAQQRGIQVECSKGHVFTRGAQRLIPQAGTVMRRLISEWNVTQMVSELTQMTVHLMASTRDETADHQINAQVKKTHLLSLSSLSYQRQSNRMEEEVNPKDESNASYTHKLCLVDLRASWTTTNRNIAFGLYDGYKKAAVLKRNLSTEALKGLRIDTQLQAKKLKRSLSNYSPSSAPSAPAVPSTSRAEKSQNEGTSMLQKLIEETDKFVVFSEEDSGVSDLLCGIAACQTDDVYNRNWFIELVNCQMMLRGTETAGCVLVSAAKAQLLQCEHHPAWYSDTLKQKTTWTCLLDGMQYFATMEPNPSDQEDWQLWLEVKNIEEHREKNLDSVLELMESGQAVGGMVSTTTDWNLPAQVNDTQQVQRIISRCSCRMYYVGYSHDIDPELATQIKPPDLRGSHEKEDLLKKQAGAVDTFTLTHHDLEISTNPVQYAMILDIVNNLLLHVEPKRKEHSEKKQRVRFQLEISSNPEEQRSSILHLQEAVRQHVAQIRRLEKQIYSNSRAQTEDLRGDELCEIIVRLQNQLNQEKTDMQMKSEELNILIRCFKDFQLQRANKLELRKPPEDVSVVRRTEICFAQARWCLTEEDGQLGIAELELQRFMYSKLNKSDDTAEHLLELGWFTMNNLLPNAAYKVVLRPQSPCQSGRQFALRIFSKVRPPVGGISVKEHFEVNVVPLTIQLMYQFFKRMMGFFFPGRNVEEEEVADEEDKFRLVTTGIPVVKPRQLSEDTMGALGPSKGVTQGLNRTAGVRRSFRKTPEHPVDDIDKMKERAAMNNSFIYIKIPQVPLCVSYKGEKSSVDWKDLNLVLPCLEYHNNTWTWLDFAMAVKRDSRKALVAQMIKEKLRLKPASGSDTRGKASEGKSDSMQQQEEDEKARLLIGLSTADKSTSKKSIFSRRK; this comes from the exons ATGCACAGTCAGAAAAG ACACTTGAATTGGACCCTGAAGTCCCTGAAGGTGGGCTATGGGCGTGAGGACGAGCAGCTGCCTCTAAGGAGCTTCAGCCCAGAGCTGAGCTTCCCCCAGAGCAACCTGGAGTTCCttctggagg ATGGGCTTCTTCTTTCACAGAGCAGACAAAGAATACTCTGCCTTAATACACTCCGGACTGTTCTGCAG GCAACATCAGTGGACATATCGGGGTCAGTCACAGTCAACACCTGCATCATCCACTACCGTCACCAGGAGTTCTCCCATTGGCTGGACCTGTTTCCATGGGAACAGCTCATTCACAGGAAAACAGCTCATAGAAAGAG GCGTTTCCCCCACCTGGAAGCCCCAGTGATGATCAGCTCCTCTGTGTCCAACGTCAATGTGTCGGTCCAGCTGGTCGACACGCCTCCCTTTGCTCTGGGCTTCATCTCAGCCAGCACAG AGCTGCAGCATCTCCTGGACATCAGGACCGTGGCCGAGAGCCTGCAGACCCAGAGCGTGCACCAGCGTGGCTCCCTGTCCCTGGACCACTTCTGGTGGAGGGTGGGCCAGGGCTCCCACATCCAGCAGGCCCCACACCCCCCGGGCAGACACGTGTGGGGGGAGGCCCTGATCCTTGACTCCCTCACTCTGCAG gggAGCCTCAACAAGCCCCAGCTGGAGTCGAACAGCCAGGCTCCGAGCCTGAGCGTGGAGTCCAGCCTGAAGGGACTCCAGCTGGAGATATCAGAGACCTGCGGCCTGTGCCTGTcccgcctgctctctctctgtaacctgGCCGGCTCCCGGAGGCTGAGGGCGGCCGAGCAGCCGGACGTGGTGCCCTGCTCCGCCCTCGCCGACGGGGACGTCACCTCCACCCACCAAGCGCACCTTCCCCTGCTCTTCAAACTAGAGTGTAGCCTGGAGGATGTCAATGTGTTCACGCTCTCCAATGTGGCTG GTGCCGTGTCGTTGCGAGTGGACACTGTGGAGGCCTTGGGCTCTGGGGAGAGCTACAGGGTGTCTGTCCAGGGGGTGACTCTGTCCGTGGTGAAAGCTCTTACAGAGACCGTGGAGGCGTGCTGTCCCTCCGCCCAGATCCTCAACCCCGTCCTCAAACTCCGCACCCTGGCCCTCTGCTACCACGTCACCACCTGGACCCTGGAG GTCCaatgtgaggaggagctggaggtgcAGTGGATGCCGTCCGACCACATGTTCCTGTACCACCACGCCACGGAGAGCCACAGCTGCTGGGCTTCCCTGTGCGAGTCTCTGGGGCTGCACCATGGAGTCCAAAGTCCAGCAGCAGCTACCCCGGAGAGCCAGACGGCCCATGGGCATAGCAGAGTGCTGTGCGTGCGGGCGGAGCTGGGCCGTACCCGCCTCACGGCGCACGTGACGGAGAAGAACTACATCCTGTGGCACACGCACGCCCTCTCCGTCTCCGCCCACGCCGGCTCCGTGCACCTGCGCTCGCCCCACCTGCTGCTCAACTTCGACGGCAACGACATCTTCTCCTTCAAGGGTCTGGACGTCCAGACGCACCCCGAGCTGAAGGAGATGGAGCACCACCGGCACGGATTCCCCTTCCTCGCCACGCCCCACAACCGCACCTGGGTCTTCACCTGCCCCAACCTGTCCGTGGAGTTCCCTTACCAGTACAACTTCTCCAAAACCTTCGACAAGGCCATCAGCGTGCAGAAGTGGCTGAAGACCCTCCACCACAGGCCCGACGAGATCCCAGACCTCCAGCGGCTGCCCCCAGACCTGGTCTTCAGCATCAGCCAGTTCTCCTTCGTCTTCCTGGACGACGTGTTTGAGATCAAGCTGCGGGACAACTACGAGCTGATGAAGGACGAGAGCAAGGAGAGCGCCAAGAGGCTGCAGCTGCTGGACAAGAAGGTGGCGGACCTGAGGAAGCAGCACGGGGAGCTGCTCCCCGCCAGGAAGATCGAGGAGCTGTACACCTCGCTGGAGAGGAAGCACATCGAGATCTACATCCAGCGCTCGCGCCGCCTCTACTCCAACACGCCCATGAGGAAGTCCCTGCTCACCTGGACGGTGTCGGACCTGGAGCTGGTGGTGCTGGCTGACCGGTCGCTCCACGGGCCCGAGCGGGTCAGGGAGCAGCTCCGGGACATTGACGGGGTCAGCCCCTTCCCCAGAGACGGGCTCCCCCTGGTGGTCCAGTGGTGTAGGGCGGTCAAGTTCCAACTCGCTGCCTTCCTGG TGAGGATCCGGGATTATCCCCGCTACCTGTTTGAGATCCGGGACTGGGACCTGGCCGGACGTCTGATTGGCACAGAGCAGGATGGGCAGGCCAGGGCTCGCCGCAAACAGGTGGTCCCATTGGGCCAGCCCTGGGGTGACATCATCGTCCTCAGGAACATGCCCCCACTCAAGTTTTACTATGATTTCACCT CCAACATATCTCTCTACACTATCGTGTGGGGTCCATGCTGGGACCCAGCCTGGACTCTGATTGGTCAGGTGGTGGATCTGTTAACCAAGCCCACTGTGGACCCCTCCCCTACCCTGGCCTGGTGGGACAAAAGCCGCCTGCTGATGCACGGCCACTGGGTCATGAACATCGACCAGGCGAACCTGCACCAGCTGGCCACCGAG GACCCCTATAACACTACAGAGAACATGCACTGGGAATGGAACAAGCTCATGTATGAATGGAACCCTGGACAGTTTGTCTTTAAAGGAGACATGGACGTGAATGTGAGGACTGCCTCTAA gtATGATGACATTTGTTTCCTGCACCTGCCCAACCTGTGCATGACCCTCGACCTCCAATGGCTGTGTCACGGCAACCCCCATGACCACCACGCCGTAATGCTCTGCTGCGCGGAGAACGTAGCCGATGTGACCTCGGGTCAAGCCCACGACTCTTACAGAGCCTTCCGCTCAGAGAACCTGAACCTCTCCATCACCATGGACCTCAACCAGCACTGTGGCACAG AACCCTGTCAGCCCAGGATCCTGCTGTACAGCAGCACGCTGCGATGGATGCAGAACTTCTGGGCCACCTGGACGGGGGTGTCGCGCCCCATCTGCAGGGGCAAGCTGTTTCAAAGCCTCAGGCCTTTCCGCAAGAAGCTGGGCCAGCACTACAAACAGATGTCCTACACCGCGGCCTTCCCACAGCTACAA GTGCATTACTGGGCGTCCTTCGCCCAGCAGAGAGGGATCCAGGTAGAGTGCAGTAAGGGCCACGTCTTCACCAGAGGAGCCCAGAGGCTCATCCCCCAGG ctggcacGGTGATGAGGAGGCTGATCTCGGAGTGGAACGTGACCCAGATGGTGAGCGAGCTCACCCAGATGACAGTCCACCTCATGGCGTCCACCAGGGACGAGACGGCCGACCACCAGATCAACGCCCAGGTGAAGAAGACCCACCTGCTCAGCCTGTCGTCCCTCAGCTACCAGCGCCAGAGCAACCGCATGGAGGAG GAAGTGAACCCCAAGGACGAAAGCAACGCCTCCTACACCCACAAGCTGTGCCTGGTGGACCTGCGAGCGTCCTGGACCACCACCAACAGAAACATAGCGTTTGGCCTGTACGACGGCTACAAGAAGGCGGCCGTGCTGAAGAGGAACCTGTCCACCGAGGCCCTGAAGGGCCTGAGGATCGACACCCAGCTGCAGGCCAAGAAGCTCAAGCGCTCCCTCTCCAACTACTCTCCCAGCTCGGCCCCCTCCGCCCCGGCCGTGCCCAGCACCAGCCGGGCAGAGAAGAGCCAGAacgaag GGACGTCCATGCTGCAGAAGCTGATCGAGGAGACGGACAAGTTTGTGGTGTTCTCGGAGGAGGACTCTGGCGTGAGCGACCTGCTGTGTGGCATCGCCGCCTGCCAGACGGACGACGTCTACAACCGCAACTGGTTCATCGAGCTGGTCAACTGCCAG ATGATGCTGCGGGGCACGGAGACGGCGGGATGCGTGCTGGTGTCGGCCGCCAAGGCCCAACTGCTGCAGTGCGAGCACCACCCCGCCTGGTACAGCGACACGCTCAAGCAGAAGACCACCTGGACCTGCCTGCTGGACGGCATGCAGTACTTTGCCACCATGGAGCCCAACCCGTCAGACCAGGAGGACTGGCAGCTGTGGCTGGAG gtGAAGAACATCGAGGAGCACAGAGAGAAGAACCTGGACTCGGTTCTGGAGCTGATGGAGAGTGGCCAGGCCGTGGGAGGCATGGTCAGCACCACCACAG ACTGGAACCTGCCTGCCCAGGTGAACGACACCCAGCAGGTGCAGCGGATCATCTCTCGCTGCAGCTGCCGTATGTACTACGTGGGCTACAGCCACGACATCGACCCTGAGCTGGCCACGCAGATCAAGCCCCCAGACCTGAGGGGCAGCCACGAGAAGGAGGACCTGCTGAAGAAACAGGCGG GGGCGGTGGACACCTTCACCCTTACTCACCACGACCTGGAGATCTCCACCAACCCCGTGCAGTACGCCATGATCCTGGACATCGTCAACAACCTGCTGCTGCACGTGGAGCCCAAACGCAAG GAGCACAGTGAGAAGAAGCAGCGCGTCCGCTTCCAGCTGGAGATCTCCAGTAACCCGGAGGAGCAGCGCAGCAGCATCCTGCACCTGCAGGAGGCCGTCCGGCAGCACGTGGCCCAGATCAGACGCCTGGAGAAGCAGATCTACTCCAACAGCAGG GCCCAGACAGAGGATCTGAGAGGAGACGAGCTGTGCGAGATCATCGTGAGGCTGCAgaaccagctgaaccaggagaagACGGACATGCAGATGAAGAGCGAGGAGCTCAACATCCTCATCAG GTGTTTCAAGGACTTTCAGCTGCAACGGGCCAACAAGCTGGAGCTCCGCAAGCCCCCCGAGGACGTCAGCGTGGTGAGGAGGACCGAGATCTGCTTCGCCCAGGCCCGCTGGTGCCTCACCGAGGAGGACGGCCAGCTGGGCATCGCTGAGCTGGAGCTGCAGAGGTTCATGTACAGCAAG CTGAACAAGTCTGACGACACTGCGGAACACCTCCTGGAGCTGGGCTGGTTCACCATGAACAACCTTCTGCCCAACGCCGCCTACAAG gtggtgcTGCGTCCTCAGAGTCCCTGCCAGTCAGGCCGCCAGTTCGCCCTCCGCATCTTCAGCAAAGTCCGACCCCCGGTGGGGGGAATCTCAGTCAAGGAGCACTTTGAG GTCAACGTGGTGCCTCTCACCATCCAGCTCATGTACCAGTTCTTCAAAAGGATGATGGGATTTTTCTTCCCGGGGAGgaacgtggaggaggaggaagttgcTGATGAAGAAGACAAGTTCCGATTGGTCACCACAG GTATTCCTGTGGTGAAACCCCGTCAGCTCTCAGAAGACACCATGGGGGCTCTGGGCCCCAGCAAAGGGGTCACCCAGGGGTTAAACCGCACAGCAGGGGTCAGGAGGTCGTTCCGCAAAACCCCAGAG CATCCTGTGGATGACATAGATAAAATGAAGGAGAGGGCAGCCATGAACAACTCCTTCATCTACATTAAGATTCCCCAGGTCCCCCTCTGCGTCAGCTACAAG GGAGAGAAGAGCAGTGTAGACTGGAAGGACCTGAACCTGGTCCTGCCCTGCCTGGAGTACCACAACAACACCTGGACCTGGCTGGACTTTGCCATGGCTGTGAAGAGAGACAGTCGCAAAGCACTGGTGGCACAG ATGATCAAGGAGAAGCTGCGTCTGAAGCCGGCGTCGGGCTCGGACACGCGCGGCAAGGCGTCCGAGGGCAAGTCTGACAGCATGcaacagcaggaggaggacgagaaggCCCGGCTGCTCATCGGACTCAGCACCGCCGACAAGAGCACCAGCAAGAAGAGCATCTTCAGCCGCCGCAAGTGA